The Symphalangus syndactylus isolate Jambi chromosome 16, NHGRI_mSymSyn1-v2.1_pri, whole genome shotgun sequence genome has a window encoding:
- the TMEM129 gene encoding E3 ubiquitin-protein ligase TM129 isoform X1 translates to MDNPEVTFTLAYLVFAVCFVFTPNEFHAAGLTVQNLLSGWLGSEDAAFVPFHLRRTAATLLCHSLLPLGYYVGMCLAASEKQLHSLSQAPEAWRLFLLLAVTVPSIACILIYYWSRDRWACHPLARTLALYALPRSGWQAVASSVNTEFRRIDKFATGAPGARVIVTDTWVMKVTTYRVHVAQQQDVHLTVTESRQHELSPDSNLPVQLLTIRVASANPAVQAFDIWLNSTEYGELCEKLRAPIRRAAHVVIHQSLGDLFLETFASLVEVNPAYSVPSSQELEACIGCMQTRASVKLVKTCQEAATGECQQCYCRPMWCLTCMGKWFASRQDPLRPDTWLASRVPCPTCRARFCILDVCTVR, encoded by the exons ATGGACAACCCCGAGGTGACCTTCACTCTCGCCTATCTGGTGTTCGCCGTGTGCTTCGTGTTCACGCCCAACGAGTTCCACGCGGCGGGGCTCACGGTGCAGAACCTGCTGTCGGGCTGGCTGGGCAGCGAGGACGCCGCCTTCGTGCCCTTCCACCTGCGCCGCACGGCCGCCACGCTGTTGTGCCACTCGCTGCTGCCACTCG GCTACTATGTGGGCATGTGCCTTGCGGCTTCAGAAAAGCAGCTCCACTCCCTCAGCCAGGCCCCTGAGGCCTGGCGGCTCTTCCTGCTGCTGGCCGTGACCGTCCCCTCCATCGCCTGCATCCTGATCTACTACTGGTCCCGTGACCGGTGGGCCTGCCACCCACTGGCGCGCACCCTGGCACTCTACGCCCTCCCACGGTCTGGCTGGCAGGCTGTTGCCTCCTCCGTCAACACTGAGTTCCGGCGGATTGACAAGTTTGCCACCGGTGCACCAGGTGCCCGTGTGATTGTGACAGACACGTGGGTGATGAAGGTAACCACCTACCGAGTGCACGTGGCCCAGCAGCAGGATGTGCACCTGACTGTGACGGAGTCTCGGCAGCATGAGCTCTCGCCAGACTCGAACTTGCCCGTGCAGCTCCTCACCATCCGTGTGGCCAGCGCCAACCCTGCTGTGCAGGCCTTTGACATCTG GCTGAACTCCACTGAGTACGGGGAGCTCTGCGAGAAGCTCCGGGCACCCATCCGCAGGGCAGCCCACGTGGTCATCCACCAGAGCCTGGGCGACCTGTTCCTGGAGACATTCGCCTCCCTGGTAGAGGTCAACCCGGCCTACTCAGTGCCCAGCAGCCAG GAGCTGGAGGCCTGCATAGGCTGCATGCAGACACGTGCCAGCGTGAAGCTGGTGAAGACCTGCCAGGAGGCAGCCACAGGCGAGTGCCAGCAGTGTTACTGCCGCCCCATGTGGTGCCTCACCTGCATGGGCAAGTGGTTCGCCAGCCGCCAGGACCCCCTGCGTCCTGACACGTGGCTGGCCAGCCGCGTGCCCTGCCCCACCTGCCGCGCACGCTTCTGCATCCTGGATGTGTGCACCGTGCGCTGA
- the TMEM129 gene encoding E3 ubiquitin-protein ligase TM129 isoform X2 has translation MDNPEVTFTLAYLVFAVCFVFTPNEFHAAGLTVQNLLSGWLGSEDAAFVPFHLRRTAATLLCHSLLPLGYYVGMCLAASEKQLHSLSQAPEAWRLFLLLAVTVPSIACILIYYWSRDRWACHPLARTLALYALPRSGWQAVASSVNTEFRRIDKFATGAPGARVIVTDTWVMKVTTYRVHVAQQQDVHLTVTESRQHELSPDSNLPVQLLTIRVASANPAVQAFDIWSWRPA, from the exons ATGGACAACCCCGAGGTGACCTTCACTCTCGCCTATCTGGTGTTCGCCGTGTGCTTCGTGTTCACGCCCAACGAGTTCCACGCGGCGGGGCTCACGGTGCAGAACCTGCTGTCGGGCTGGCTGGGCAGCGAGGACGCCGCCTTCGTGCCCTTCCACCTGCGCCGCACGGCCGCCACGCTGTTGTGCCACTCGCTGCTGCCACTCG GCTACTATGTGGGCATGTGCCTTGCGGCTTCAGAAAAGCAGCTCCACTCCCTCAGCCAGGCCCCTGAGGCCTGGCGGCTCTTCCTGCTGCTGGCCGTGACCGTCCCCTCCATCGCCTGCATCCTGATCTACTACTGGTCCCGTGACCGGTGGGCCTGCCACCCACTGGCGCGCACCCTGGCACTCTACGCCCTCCCACGGTCTGGCTGGCAGGCTGTTGCCTCCTCCGTCAACACTGAGTTCCGGCGGATTGACAAGTTTGCCACCGGTGCACCAGGTGCCCGTGTGATTGTGACAGACACGTGGGTGATGAAGGTAACCACCTACCGAGTGCACGTGGCCCAGCAGCAGGATGTGCACCTGACTGTGACGGAGTCTCGGCAGCATGAGCTCTCGCCAGACTCGAACTTGCCCGTGCAGCTCCTCACCATCCGTGTGGCCAGCGCCAACCCTGCTGTGCAGGCCTTTGACATCTG GAGCTGGAGGCCTGCATAG